The Sphingomonas sp. So64.6b genome includes a region encoding these proteins:
- a CDS encoding LysR family transcriptional regulator, with product MRNWDDLRIFLAVARAGRIAPAARLLGIDVTTVSRRLARLGAETGAPLFETLGGDRRLSEAGQAMLAHAETIEAAVIAASEGDPSGALAGHVRLSLAEGLATHVVAPGVAAFRAGHPNIRLDLITASGFLNPSKREADVAVMLARPRNRQLRATRLADYQLKLYATQGYLSAHGMPASAAELAGHTLISYVPEHIHAVELDYLSEIHDGLVARARSTSINVQHAMIRSGAGIGILPNFIATRDRTLVPVLPSVTLGRSFWLVTHEDTHATPRIQAVIEWLRGFAAGIS from the coding sequence TTGCGGAACTGGGATGATCTGAGAATTTTTCTCGCAGTGGCGCGGGCCGGGCGGATTGCGCCCGCCGCACGGCTGCTCGGGATCGACGTGACGACGGTGTCGCGGCGGCTCGCGCGGCTCGGTGCGGAGACCGGCGCGCCACTGTTCGAGACATTGGGCGGCGACCGGCGGTTGAGCGAGGCGGGTCAGGCGATGCTCGCCCATGCCGAGACGATCGAGGCAGCAGTGATCGCGGCGAGCGAGGGCGACCCGAGCGGCGCGCTGGCCGGGCATGTGCGCCTCAGCTTGGCAGAGGGGCTGGCGACGCATGTCGTGGCGCCGGGCGTGGCGGCGTTCCGCGCCGGGCATCCCAATATCCGGCTCGACCTGATCACCGCATCGGGTTTCCTCAATCCGTCTAAACGCGAAGCGGATGTCGCGGTGATGCTGGCGCGGCCGCGCAACCGGCAATTGCGCGCAACCAGGCTCGCCGATTATCAGCTCAAGCTCTATGCGACCCAGGGTTATCTTAGCGCGCACGGGATGCCGGCAAGCGCGGCCGAGCTCGCTGGCCATACGCTGATCAGTTATGTGCCCGAGCATATCCATGCGGTCGAACTGGACTATCTGTCCGAGATTCATGACGGACTGGTCGCACGGGCGCGCAGCACGAGCATCAACGTGCAGCATGCGATGATCCGCTCCGGCGCGGGGATCGGCATTCTGCCCAATTTCATCGCCACGCGCGACCGCACGCTGGTGCCGGTCCTGCCATCGGTAACGCTGGGCCGCAGCTTCTGGCTGGTGACGCATGAGGACACGCATGCGACCCCGCGTATCCAGGCGGTGATCGAATGGTTGCGCGGCTTCGCAGCGGGGATCAGCTGA
- a CDS encoding DUF1287 domain-containing protein, which translates to MTTHLHRRAFLLGLGAIAATPLHAQRGGRTAAMLIAAARRQVGVTLHYDPAYTSLAFPNGDVARSKGVCTDVLIRAYRDAFGIDLQTLVNADMRAAFSAYPTRWALRRPDRNIDHRRVPNLQTLMTRKGARLPLPTSPQGWRPGDIFTSLIDDRLPHTGIVSDRRGRSGNWAVIHNIGAGAREEDALFAYKLTGHYRFMLDG; encoded by the coding sequence ATGACCACCCATCTCCACCGCCGCGCCTTTCTGCTCGGGCTGGGCGCTATCGCCGCGACGCCGCTGCACGCGCAGCGCGGCGGCCGCACCGCGGCCATGCTGATCGCGGCGGCGCGCCGGCAGGTCGGCGTCACGCTGCATTACGACCCGGCCTATACGTCGCTCGCCTTTCCCAATGGCGACGTGGCGCGCAGCAAGGGCGTGTGTACCGACGTGCTGATCCGTGCCTATCGCGATGCGTTTGGCATCGACCTGCAGACGCTGGTCAACGCCGATATGCGGGCGGCCTTTTCGGCCTATCCAACGCGATGGGCGCTGCGCCGGCCGGACCGCAATATCGACCATCGCCGCGTCCCCAATCTCCAGACGCTGATGACCCGCAAGGGTGCGCGGCTGCCGCTCCCCACATCGCCCCAGGGTTGGCGGCCGGGGGATATCTTCACCAGCCTGATCGACGATCGACTGCCGCATACCGGCATCGTCTCGGACCGGCGTGGGCGCAGCGGCAACTGGGCGGTGATCCATAATATCGGCGCGGGCGCACGCGAGGAGGATGCGTTGTTCGCCTACAAGCTGACCGGTCATTATCGCTTCATGCTCGATGGCTGA
- the putA gene encoding bifunctional proline dehydrogenase/L-glutamate gamma-semialdehyde dehydrogenase PutA: MSSIALPGLSRAAVHAAYRMEEEACVAQRLIEAEIPVAELAVTQALARQLVEGVRAKGQGNAVDSLLHSFALSTDEGIALMCLAEALLRIPDAATRDRLIADKIGGKEWSANLGRSQSLFVNASTFGLMLTGSVVAPSEGEDWAAVAKRAVARLGKPVIRRAIFEGMRILGHHFVFGRTIGEGLKRGASGVETHSFDMLGEAARTQADADFYFKAYKTAIAAVGKARRKGPVEGVDGVSVKLSALHPRYEWTQVDRIKAEMLPRLRELVADACAADICLAIDAEEADRLDLSMDLIETIVADDSLFRNGWRGFGIVIQAYQKRAVPLVDWTIALARRYQRKMMVRLVKGAYWDSEVKATQVGGFADYPVFTRKASTDVSYLACARRLLAADDAIYSGFATHNAATVAAVKAMAGKRLFEFQRLHGMGEELYEVLREGEGNKPTAVRIYAPVGGHKELLAYLVRRLLENGANASFVNRLADADQPVEAIIADPVEATTELDIGRNPRIPLPSQLFAPDRLNSAGIDLSDPLVRVPLMARLAALETWHPDAVPMVGKARLKGVSTPVTAPFDRSITIGKVIAASPDAVAKAVALARAAQPDWDAVVVESRAMALETAAMLYERHTDELLSLCVREAGKSVPDAILELREAVDFLRYYAIEARRQFGPADPLPGPTGESNTLTLHGRGVIAAISPWNFPLAIFTGQIAAALAAGNTVVAKPAGQTPLIAARAVELLREAGIPADVLHLLPGGGDVGAALVANPDIGGVVFTGSTNTARSINLTLAQRDGPIVPLIAETGGQNAMIVDSSALPEQVTRDVVQSAFQSAGQRCSALRVLYLQDDIADGVLEMITGAMQALTIGDPRKLSTDVGPVIDAPARESLQKHSDELTGSTVCRLALPASKGDFVAPAAFTIPGIAALKQEHFGPLLHVVRFPADGLDAVIDAINATGFGLTLGVHSRIDTTIERVVARARVGNVYVNRNQIGAVVGSQPFGGEGLSGTGPKAGGPHYLARFATERTLCVDTTAAGGNATLLAS, from the coding sequence ATGTCCTCGATCGCACTTCCCGGCCTGAGCCGCGCCGCCGTCCATGCCGCCTATCGCATGGAGGAGGAAGCCTGTGTGGCGCAGCGCCTGATCGAGGCCGAAATACCCGTAGCCGAACTGGCTGTTACCCAGGCGCTGGCTCGACAGCTGGTCGAGGGCGTGCGCGCCAAGGGGCAGGGCAATGCGGTTGATAGCCTGCTGCACAGTTTCGCGCTGTCGACGGATGAGGGCATCGCGCTGATGTGCCTGGCCGAGGCGTTGTTGCGCATCCCCGATGCCGCGACGCGCGACCGGCTGATCGCCGACAAGATCGGCGGCAAGGAATGGAGTGCCAATCTGGGCCGCTCGCAGTCGCTGTTCGTCAACGCATCGACCTTCGGCCTGATGCTCACCGGCAGCGTCGTCGCGCCGAGCGAGGGCGAGGATTGGGCGGCGGTCGCCAAGCGCGCCGTGGCGCGGCTCGGCAAGCCAGTGATCCGCCGTGCGATCTTCGAGGGGATGCGAATCCTCGGCCATCATTTCGTGTTCGGCCGCACGATCGGCGAAGGTTTGAAGCGCGGCGCCTCGGGCGTTGAAACACACAGCTTCGACATGCTGGGAGAGGCGGCACGGACGCAGGCCGACGCCGATTTCTATTTCAAGGCGTACAAGACCGCGATCGCCGCAGTCGGCAAGGCGCGCAGAAAAGGCCCGGTCGAAGGTGTCGATGGCGTCTCGGTCAAGCTGTCCGCGCTCCATCCGCGCTACGAATGGACGCAGGTCGACCGGATCAAGGCGGAGATGCTGCCACGTTTGCGTGAGCTGGTCGCCGATGCCTGCGCCGCCGATATCTGCCTCGCGATCGACGCTGAGGAAGCCGATCGGCTCGACCTGTCGATGGATTTGATCGAGACCATCGTCGCCGACGACAGCCTGTTCAGGAATGGCTGGCGTGGTTTCGGAATTGTCATCCAGGCCTATCAGAAGCGTGCGGTACCGCTGGTCGATTGGACCATCGCGCTTGCCCGTCGTTACCAGCGCAAGATGATGGTCCGGCTGGTCAAGGGCGCCTATTGGGACAGTGAAGTGAAGGCGACGCAGGTCGGTGGCTTCGCCGACTATCCGGTTTTCACCCGCAAGGCGTCGACCGACGTGTCCTATCTGGCCTGCGCGCGCCGTCTGCTTGCCGCCGACGATGCGATCTATTCGGGTTTCGCGACACACAATGCGGCGACCGTCGCGGCGGTCAAGGCGATGGCGGGCAAGCGCTTGTTCGAATTCCAGCGCCTGCACGGCATGGGCGAGGAACTGTACGAAGTGCTGCGCGAAGGCGAAGGCAACAAGCCGACCGCGGTGCGCATCTACGCGCCGGTCGGCGGACACAAGGAATTGCTCGCCTATCTCGTGCGCCGGCTGCTCGAAAACGGCGCCAACGCTTCGTTCGTCAACCGCCTTGCCGATGCCGATCAGCCGGTCGAGGCGATCATCGCCGATCCGGTCGAGGCGACGACGGAACTCGATATAGGCCGCAACCCGCGTATTCCGCTGCCGAGCCAGTTGTTCGCGCCCGACCGGCTCAACTCGGCGGGAATCGATCTGTCCGATCCGCTGGTGCGCGTGCCGCTCATGGCGCGCCTCGCCGCGCTCGAGACCTGGCATCCCGATGCGGTGCCGATGGTCGGCAAGGCGCGCCTCAAAGGTGTTTCCACGCCGGTCACCGCGCCGTTCGATCGCAGCATCACCATCGGCAAGGTCATCGCGGCATCACCGGACGCCGTTGCCAAGGCGGTGGCGCTGGCACGGGCCGCCCAACCGGATTGGGATGCGGTCGTCGTCGAGAGCCGCGCCATGGCGCTGGAAACAGCCGCCATGCTTTATGAACGGCACACCGACGAACTACTCTCGCTCTGCGTGCGCGAGGCGGGAAAGTCGGTGCCCGATGCGATCCTCGAACTGCGCGAGGCGGTCGATTTTCTGCGTTATTATGCGATTGAAGCACGTCGCCAGTTTGGCCCCGCCGATCCACTGCCCGGCCCGACCGGCGAATCCAACACATTGACCCTGCACGGCCGCGGCGTGATCGCGGCGATCAGCCCGTGGAACTTCCCGCTCGCCATCTTCACTGGCCAGATCGCCGCCGCGCTCGCGGCGGGCAATACGGTCGTCGCCAAGCCCGCCGGCCAGACGCCACTGATCGCGGCGCGGGCGGTCGAACTGCTGCGTGAGGCCGGCATCCCCGCCGATGTGTTGCATCTGTTGCCCGGCGGCGGCGATGTCGGTGCGGCGCTGGTCGCCAATCCAGACATCGGCGGCGTGGTGTTCACCGGATCGACCAACACCGCGCGTTCGATCAACCTGACGCTGGCGCAGCGCGACGGGCCGATCGTGCCCCTGATCGCCGAAACCGGCGGCCAGAATGCGATGATCGTCGACAGCTCCGCGCTGCCCGAACAGGTCACGCGCGATGTGGTTCAGTCCGCATTCCAGAGCGCGGGGCAGCGTTGCTCGGCACTGCGCGTGCTCTATCTGCAGGACGATATCGCCGATGGCGTGCTGGAAATGATCACCGGTGCGATGCAGGCGCTGACGATCGGCGATCCGCGCAAGCTATCGACCGATGTGGGGCCAGTGATCGACGCGCCCGCGCGCGAATCCTTGCAGAAGCACAGTGACGAACTGACTGGTTCGACGGTTTGCCGCCTCGCGCTTCCTGCGAGCAAAGGCGACTTCGTTGCTCCTGCCGCTTTCACCATTCCTGGTATCGCGGCATTGAAACAGGAGCATTTCGGCCCGTTGCTTCATGTCGTGCGCTTCCCGGCCGACGGTCTTGATGCGGTGATCGATGCGATCAACGCGACCGGCTTCGGTCTGACCCTTGGCGTGCACAGCCGGATCGACACGACGATCGAACGCGTCGTCGCGCGAGCGCGGGTCGGCAACGTCTATGTCAACCGCAACCAGATCGGCGCGGTGGTCGGCAGCCAGCCCTTTGGCGGCGAAGGCTTGTCGGGGACGGGGCCGAAGGCGGGCGGGCCGCATTATCTCGCACGTTTCGCAACCGAGCGAACCCTATGCGTGGATACGACCGCAGCCGGCGGCAATGCGACGTTGCTGGCGAGCTGA
- a CDS encoding iron ABC transporter permease, with the protein MKLKLALLTLLVALAFGLSLIAGKAWVPLSAWFSVDPRWAIIIELRLPRAVLGLAIGAVLGLSGAVLQGYLRNPLADPAVVGVSSSAALGAVSAIVFGVAASPLIVFACAMAGASGSMMLLAALTWRQASAVHFILAGTVLASLAGALTAFLISVAPNPYAVAEVIEWLMGALTDRSLDDVTLAVPFMAAGAVLLLLTGRSLDALTLGEVAARSLGVRLGRLQALVVLGTGLTIGASVAVTGVVGFVGLVVPHLLRPWFGHKPSALLLPSALGGAALVLIADSLCRLIPGAGELRLGVAMALIGGPFFFLLLLKGRRLSWS; encoded by the coding sequence ATGAAGCTGAAGCTCGCGCTGCTGACCCTGCTCGTGGCCCTCGCGTTCGGCCTTTCGCTGATCGCAGGCAAGGCATGGGTGCCCTTGTCCGCCTGGTTCTCCGTCGATCCACGCTGGGCGATCATCATCGAACTGCGTTTGCCGCGCGCGGTGCTTGGTCTGGCGATCGGCGCGGTACTCGGTCTGTCGGGCGCGGTACTGCAAGGCTATCTGCGCAATCCGCTCGCCGATCCCGCTGTCGTCGGTGTCTCGTCGAGCGCAGCCCTCGGCGCGGTGTCGGCGATCGTGTTTGGCGTCGCCGCCAGCCCGCTGATCGTCTTTGCATGCGCGATGGCGGGCGCGAGCGGGTCGATGATGCTGCTCGCCGCATTGACCTGGCGTCAGGCGAGCGCGGTGCACTTCATTCTGGCGGGTACGGTGCTGGCCAGCCTTGCGGGCGCGCTGACCGCCTTTCTCATCTCGGTCGCGCCAAACCCTTATGCGGTGGCCGAAGTAATCGAGTGGCTGATGGGCGCGCTCACCGACCGCAGCCTCGACGACGTCACGCTCGCGGTGCCGTTCATGGCGGCGGGCGCGGTGTTGTTGCTGCTCACCGGCCGCTCGCTCGACGCGCTGACCTTGGGCGAAGTCGCCGCCCGGTCGCTTGGCGTACGGCTTGGCCGGCTGCAGGCGCTGGTCGTGCTTGGCACCGGCCTGACGATCGGCGCGAGTGTCGCGGTGACGGGCGTGGTTGGCTTTGTCGGGCTGGTCGTGCCGCATCTGCTGCGTCCGTGGTTCGGGCACAAGCCAAGCGCTTTGCTGTTGCCCAGCGCGCTCGGCGGCGCGGCTTTGGTGCTGATCGCCGACAGCCTGTGCCGCCTGATTCCCGGCGCGGGCGAACTTCGCCTTGGCGTCGCGATGGCGCTGATAGGCGGGCCGTTCTTCTTCCTGCTGCTGCTCAAGGGGCGGAGGCTGTCATGGAGCTGA
- a CDS encoding ABC transporter substrate-binding protein gives MRRGAIPLFAIMLAGCAQPAHVARGGIVSTNPCADAILIELVEPDRIAAISHYSHNPAASSIAADVARRFPSTAGTAEEVIALDPELVLTSSFTPLATRAAYERAGLKILVMNSPTTVEASKAQIIEVAAALGATARGKALNVRIDAAVIAATQPEREGGSTRPSALLYIAGDLVNGSDTLLDELLRKAGFRDAAADYGLASTGNLPIETIAARPPRVIMTPDDTSRTAALRRRVLARTGAATTEAHFPRNLVNCGGPTIIPALATLAKIRRSLS, from the coding sequence ATGAGGCGCGGAGCGATCCCGCTGTTCGCCATCATGCTCGCGGGCTGCGCTCAGCCGGCACATGTGGCGCGCGGCGGGATCGTCTCCACCAACCCGTGTGCCGATGCGATCCTGATCGAGCTGGTCGAGCCGGATCGCATCGCCGCGATCAGCCATTATTCGCACAACCCCGCCGCCAGCTCGATCGCAGCGGATGTGGCGCGGCGCTTCCCGTCGACGGCGGGGACGGCGGAGGAAGTCATCGCGCTCGACCCCGAACTGGTGCTGACCAGCAGCTTTACACCGCTGGCCACCCGCGCGGCCTATGAGCGCGCCGGGTTGAAGATATTGGTGATGAATTCGCCGACCACCGTGGAGGCAAGCAAGGCGCAGATCATTGAGGTTGCCGCTGCACTGGGTGCGACGGCACGGGGCAAGGCGCTCAACGTGCGCATCGACGCGGCGGTGATCGCTGCAACCCAGCCCGAACGAGAGGGTGGCAGCACTCGACCTTCGGCGCTGCTCTACATCGCCGGCGACCTGGTCAATGGCTCGGACACCTTGCTCGACGAACTTCTCCGCAAAGCCGGTTTCCGCGATGCGGCGGCGGATTACGGCCTTGCATCGACCGGCAACCTGCCGATCGAAACCATCGCCGCACGGCCCCCGCGCGTGATCATGACGCCCGACGATACCTCGCGCACTGCCGCGCTGCGTCGCCGCGTTCTCGCGCGCACGGGTGCCGCGACGACCGAGGCGCATTTCCCACGCAATTTGGTCAATTGCGGCGGGCCGACGATTATTCCCGCTCTTGCTACGCTGGCCAAGATCCGGCGGTCATTGTCATGA
- a CDS encoding aldehyde dehydrogenase family protein, giving the protein MGQENVKFVTEQETADTAEVAALVARSRAAQAQIENYTQEQVDALIRAMVWSVAREDRAKEIAQFTVDETQLGNYDGKFLKIFRKTRATLMDIIDDKSVGVIEEDPIRNIVKIAKPVGVIGALSPSTNPEATPVIKAISSVKGRNSIIIAPHPRAKLTNKLICDYMREAIVAMGAPADLVISIDTPSVNKTNELMKQCDRILATGGGAMVTAAYSSGTPALGVGVGNAVITVDDTADLDDAAEKIRISKTLDLAASCSSDNSVILLDAIYDEMLAKLQGKGGFILDAEAKQKFQDVLWVDGHINAKVVAQTPKFIADFAGFEIPEGTQFFIIPETGYGPDHPFSGEKMTVAMALYRAKDIDDAIRLTNAIQSYQGQGHSCGIYSRSDANIMKLANATRTSRVMVNQPQSASNSGNLWNGMRQTFSLGCGSWGGNGTNNNITWRDLINETWVSKPLATPKVLVSDEELFGDVMAKLA; this is encoded by the coding sequence ATGGGCCAGGAAAACGTCAAGTTCGTCACCGAGCAGGAAACCGCCGACACCGCTGAAGTGGCGGCGCTGGTCGCCCGCTCGCGCGCTGCCCAGGCCCAGATCGAGAATTACACACAAGAACAGGTCGATGCGCTGATCCGCGCAATGGTGTGGTCGGTCGCGCGCGAGGATCGCGCCAAGGAGATCGCCCAGTTCACCGTCGATGAGACCCAGCTGGGCAATTACGACGGCAAGTTCCTCAAGATTTTCCGCAAGACCCGCGCGACGCTGATGGACATCATCGACGACAAGTCGGTTGGCGTGATCGAGGAGGACCCGATCCGCAACATCGTGAAGATCGCCAAGCCGGTCGGGGTGATCGGCGCGCTGTCGCCCTCGACCAATCCCGAGGCGACTCCGGTGATCAAGGCGATTAGCTCGGTCAAGGGGCGCAACTCGATCATCATCGCGCCGCATCCACGCGCGAAACTGACCAACAAGCTGATCTGCGATTATATGCGCGAAGCAATCGTCGCGATGGGCGCGCCGGCGGATCTCGTGATCAGCATCGATACGCCGTCGGTCAACAAGACCAACGAGCTGATGAAGCAGTGCGACCGCATCCTCGCCACCGGCGGCGGTGCAATGGTCACCGCGGCTTATTCCAGCGGCACGCCGGCGCTCGGCGTCGGTGTCGGCAATGCGGTGATCACGGTCGACGACACCGCCGATCTCGACGATGCGGCGGAAAAAATCCGCATCTCCAAGACGCTCGATCTTGCCGCGTCCTGCTCATCGGACAACAGCGTCATCCTGCTCGACGCGATCTATGACGAGATGCTCGCCAAGCTGCAGGGCAAGGGCGGTTTCATCCTCGATGCCGAGGCGAAGCAGAAGTTCCAGGACGTGTTGTGGGTCGACGGCCACATCAACGCCAAGGTCGTCGCACAGACGCCGAAGTTCATCGCTGATTTCGCCGGCTTCGAAATCCCCGAAGGCACGCAATTCTTCATCATCCCGGAAACCGGTTATGGTCCCGACCATCCCTTTTCGGGTGAGAAGATGACGGTGGCGATGGCGCTTTACCGCGCGAAGGATATCGACGACGCGATCCGCCTGACCAACGCGATCCAGTCCTATCAGGGGCAGGGGCATAGCTGCGGCATCTATTCGCGTTCGGACGCGAACATCATGAAGCTCGCCAATGCGACGCGCACCAGCCGCGTGATGGTCAATCAGCCACAATCCGCCTCGAACAGCGGCAATCTATGGAACGGCATGCGCCAGACCTTCTCGCTCGGCTGCGGCTCCTGGGGTGGCAACGGCACCAACAACAACATCACCTGGCGCGACCTGATCAACGAGACCTGGGTGTCGAAGCCGCTCGCCACGCCCAAGGTACTGGTGTCGGACGAGGAACTGTTCGGCGATGTGATGGCCAAGCTGGCCTGA
- a CDS encoding ABC transporter ATP-binding protein — translation MELSFDALGVTLARRPVLSGISATLKPGRITAILGPNGAGKSSLVKAAAALIAPASGTVRLDGRDVAALDPRERARLIGYLPQDAAVHWNVPAADVVALGRLPHRAPYVAPSAADLDAIMCAMAATGTIDFANRPIHELSGGERARVLLARVLAGEPGWLLADEPLASLDPAHQIDILDRLRDVASTGAGVAIVLHDLGLAARAADHVLLLKDGRMAGFGPVAEALTPEAIRLVFGVEARWVDTPDGPPLLVTVGR, via the coding sequence ATGGAGCTGAGCTTCGACGCGCTCGGTGTAACGCTGGCGCGGCGGCCGGTCCTGAGCGGCATTAGCGCGACGCTGAAGCCGGGTCGCATTACCGCGATCCTCGGCCCGAATGGCGCGGGTAAGAGCAGCCTGGTCAAGGCCGCCGCCGCGCTGATCGCACCAGCCAGCGGTACCGTCCGCCTCGACGGCCGCGATGTCGCCGCGCTCGATCCGCGCGAACGTGCGCGGTTGATCGGATATCTACCGCAGGACGCCGCAGTGCACTGGAATGTCCCCGCTGCCGATGTCGTCGCGCTTGGCCGATTGCCGCACCGCGCGCCTTATGTCGCGCCGTCGGCGGCGGATCTCGATGCGATCATGTGCGCGATGGCGGCGACCGGGACGATCGACTTCGCCAACCGTCCGATCCACGAATTGTCCGGCGGGGAACGCGCCCGCGTATTGCTTGCCCGTGTGCTTGCCGGCGAACCGGGCTGGCTGCTCGCCGACGAGCCGCTGGCAAGCCTCGATCCCGCGCATCAGATCGACATTCTCGACCGCTTGCGTGACGTCGCCTCGACCGGGGCAGGGGTTGCGATCGTGCTTCACGATCTTGGCCTGGCGGCGCGCGCGGCTGACCATGTGTTGCTGCTCAAGGACGGGCGGATGGCCGGCTTCGGCCCCGTCGCCGAGGCGCTGACGCCGGAGGCGATCCGCTTGGTGTTCGGCGTCGAGGCGCGCTGGGTGGATACGCCCGACGGTCCGCCGCTGTTGGTGACGGTCGGTCGCTAG
- a CDS encoding TonB-dependent receptor, with translation MFEYRKILLTTAALFAATPVFAQEVPAEGEGIIIADAMQKEIVVTATGVEQPVDQVGQAITVIDADTIRRRQEINVTDLIATTPGVRFNRAGTTGTVTGVSLRGAETTQTLVLIDGVKVNDPSGIGDMFDFGNLLVGNIQRIEVLRGSNSVAFGSQAIGGVVNVMTAGPTDGLAAHASADYGYSNTVNAKADISGGSGMFSGGAGISYFDTDGISSASKAFGATEKDGYKNLTANAKLRVAFSDDISLDLRGYYIDADLDYDSFFGAPADSTDVSKSKQYIGYAGVNAVLFNGLLKNRFAVTWFKHDRDYYFVRSNTPDYGYSGKNLRFEYQGVLQPIEQAKLIFGYEHEKPEYDFAGFGSDDHRKANTDSVYGLAVVQPLAGLSLTAGVRHDDHSQFGGATTLGANANYSPNHGATNFRLSYGEGFKAPSLYQLYDGFSGNDLLRPERSRSYDIGVDQSLLAGRAKASVTLFQRDTRDQIDFFATGPFTGNYRNIDKTRAKGAEFTLALRPVDALTFTAAYSYIDARDRSLDPASFDKKLARRADDAVSVSMDYDWSFGLSTGATLTQVGDSFDDVANTRSLDGYVLAGLRASIRIADRFEIYGRVDNLFDEQYSTVYGYGTYGRAAYGGVRVKFD, from the coding sequence ATGTTCGAATACCGTAAGATTCTGCTGACTACTGCGGCTCTGTTCGCCGCGACTCCCGTTTTCGCACAGGAAGTGCCGGCTGAAGGCGAAGGCATCATCATCGCCGATGCGATGCAAAAGGAAATCGTCGTCACCGCGACCGGAGTGGAACAGCCGGTCGACCAGGTTGGCCAGGCGATCACCGTAATCGATGCCGACACGATCCGCCGCCGTCAGGAGATCAACGTCACCGACCTGATCGCGACCACGCCTGGCGTACGTTTCAACCGCGCCGGCACCACCGGGACGGTCACTGGCGTGTCGCTGCGCGGCGCGGAAACCACCCAGACGCTGGTGCTCATCGACGGCGTCAAGGTCAATGACCCGAGCGGAATCGGCGACATGTTCGATTTCGGCAATCTGCTGGTCGGCAACATTCAGCGCATCGAAGTGCTGCGCGGTTCCAACTCGGTGGCGTTCGGCAGCCAGGCGATCGGCGGCGTGGTCAATGTGATGACCGCCGGTCCGACCGATGGCTTGGCGGCCCATGCGTCGGCCGATTATGGCTATAGCAACACCGTCAACGCCAAAGCCGATATTTCCGGCGGTAGTGGCATGTTTTCGGGCGGTGCCGGCATTTCCTATTTCGATACCGATGGTATCTCTTCGGCGAGCAAGGCATTCGGTGCGACCGAGAAGGACGGCTACAAGAACCTGACCGCAAATGCGAAGCTGAGGGTCGCGTTCAGCGACGATATCAGCCTCGATCTGCGCGGCTATTATATTGACGCCGATCTCGATTATGACAGCTTCTTCGGTGCACCGGCCGACAGCACAGATGTAAGCAAGTCAAAGCAATATATCGGCTATGCCGGGGTCAACGCGGTACTGTTCAATGGCCTGCTCAAGAACCGCTTCGCGGTGACCTGGTTCAAGCATGACCGAGACTATTATTTCGTACGCTCGAATACGCCCGATTACGGCTATTCCGGCAAAAACCTACGCTTCGAATATCAGGGTGTGTTGCAGCCTATCGAGCAGGCAAAGCTGATCTTCGGCTATGAGCATGAAAAGCCGGAATATGATTTTGCCGGCTTTGGATCGGATGATCATCGGAAGGCCAATACCGACAGCGTCTACGGTCTTGCCGTGGTGCAGCCGCTTGCGGGTCTTTCGCTTACGGCTGGTGTGCGCCACGACGATCACAGCCAGTTCGGTGGCGCGACGACCCTCGGCGCGAATGCCAATTATTCGCCCAATCACGGCGCCACCAATTTTCGACTGAGCTATGGGGAAGGGTTCAAGGCGCCGTCACTCTATCAGCTTTACGATGGCTTTAGCGGCAATGATCTGCTCCGGCCTGAACGGTCACGCAGCTACGATATCGGCGTCGACCAGTCCTTGCTCGCAGGGCGGGCAAAGGCATCCGTGACCCTGTTCCAGCGTGATACCCGCGATCAGATCGATTTTTTCGCTACGGGCCCTTTCACTGGCAATTATCGGAATATCGACAAGACCCGGGCCAAGGGTGCGGAATTCACGCTCGCGCTGCGCCCGGTCGATGCGCTGACCTTCACTGCGGCCTATAGTTATATCGACGCTCGCGATCGTTCGCTCGACCCTGCGAGTTTTGATAAAAAGCTGGCGCGCCGTGCGGACGATGCGGTCAGCGTATCGATGGACTATGACTGGTCGTTCGGCCTGTCGACCGGCGCCACATTGACCCAGGTCGGCGACAGCTTCGACGATGTTGCGAACACGCGCAGTCTCGACGGCTATGTGCTGGCCGGCCTCCGCGCCTCGATCCGCATTGCCGACCGGTTTGAAATCTATGGCCGCGTGGATAACCTGTTCGATGAGCAGTACAGCACCGTCTATGGCTATGGCACCTATGGCCGCGCGGCTTATGGCGGCGTGCGCGTGAAGTTCGACTGA